From the genome of Miscanthus floridulus cultivar M001 chromosome 10, ASM1932011v1, whole genome shotgun sequence, one region includes:
- the LOC136489870 gene encoding ETO1-like protein 1: MLESDNAKGVLYFKQSLLLFRLNCPEAAMRSLQLAREHAASDHERLVYEGWILYDTGHCEEGLQKVEAAIAIQRSFEAFFFLKAYALADSSLDPSTSATVVSLLEDALRCPSDRLRKGQALNNLGSVYVDCGKLDLAAECYINALKIGHTRAHQGLARVHFLRNNRAGAYDEMTKLIEKARNNASAYEKRSEYCDRELTKTDLQMVTKLDALRVYPYRYLITQQEEEIKPRTSLQWGSHL; the protein is encoded by the exons ATGCTGGAGTCAGATAATGCCAAAGGAGTTTTGTACTTTAAGCAATCTTTGCTTCTTTTCAG ATTAAACTGTCCTGAGGCGGCAATGAGGAGTTTGCAGCTTGCTCGTGAGCATGCTGCAAGTGATCATGAAAGGCTTGTCTATGAAGGATGGATATTGTATGATACTGGCCACTGTGAGGAAGGACTGCAGAAAGTGGAAGCAGCTATTGCAATACAAAGGTCATTTGAggcatttttttttctgaaagctTATGCTTTGGCCGATTCGAGTCTTGATCCTTCGACCTCAGCAACAGTTGTATCACTTCTAGAAGATGCATTGCGGTGTCCCTCAGATAGACTTCGGAAGGGTCAA GCTCTAAACAACCTCGGAAGTGTTTATGTGGATTGTGGGAAGCTAGACCTGGCAGCTGAATGCTACATTAACGCCCTAAAGATTGGCCACACCAGAGCGCATCAAGGCCTTGCAAGGGTTCATTTCCTTCGGAACAACAGAGCTGGTGCATACGATGAAATGACCAAGCTGATAGAGAAGGCCAGGAACAATGCATCGGCATATGAGAAGAGATCCGAGTACTGCGACCGGGAGCTGACAAAAACAGACTTGCAGATGGTCACCAAACTCGACGCTCTGCGAGTCTATCCCTACAGATACTTAATCACTCAGCAGGAGGAGGAAATCAAGCCGAGAACCTCGTTACAGTGGGGGTCTCATTTATGA